A genomic segment from Mastomys coucha isolate ucsf_1 unplaced genomic scaffold, UCSF_Mcou_1 pScaffold7, whole genome shotgun sequence encodes:
- the E2f3 gene encoding transcription factor E2F3 isoform X4 produces the protein MPLQQQAKRRLELGESGHQYLSDGLKTPKGKGRAALRSPDSPKTPKSPSEKTRYDTSLGLLTKKFIQLLSQSPDGVLDLNKAAEVLKVQKRRIYDITNVLEGIHLIKKKSKNNVQWMGCSLSEDGGMLAQCQGLSKEVTELSQEEKKLDELIQSCTLDLKLLTEDSENQRLAYVTYQDIRKISGLKDQTVIVVKAPPETRLEVPDSIESLQIHLASTQGPIEVYLCPEETETHRPMKTNNQDHNGNIPKPTSKDLASNNSGHSDCSVSTANLSPLASPANLLQQTEDQIPSNLEGPFVNLLPPLLQEDYLLSLGEEEGISDLFDAYDLEKLPLVEDFMCS, from the exons GCAAAGCGAAGGCTGGAGCTGGGCGAGAGTGGCCATCAGTACCTCTCAGATGGTCTAAAAACCCCCAAGGGCAAAGGAAGAGCTGCACTACGGAGTCCTGATAGTCCGAAAA ctCCAAAATCTCCCTCAGAAAAAACGCGGTATGATACGTCCCTCGGTCTGCTCACCAAGAAGTTCATTCAGCTCCTGAGCCAGTCGCCTGATGGGGTCCTGGATCTGAACAAGGCAGCAGAGGTGCTCAAGGTGCAGAAGAGGAGGATCTACGACATCACCAACGTGCTGGAAGGCATCCACCTCATTAAGAAGAAGTCTAAGAACAACGTCCAGTGGAT GGGCTGCAGTCTGTCTGAGGATGGGGGCATGCTGGCCCAGTGTCAAGGCCTGTCCAAAGAAGTGACTGAGCTCagtcaggaagagaagaaattagATGAGCTGATCCAAAGCTGTACCCTGGACCTCAAACTGTTAACCGAGGATTCAGAGAATCAAAG GTTAGCTTATGTTACATATCAAGATATTCGAAAAATTAGTGGCCTTAAAGACCAAACTGTTATAGTTGTGAAAGCCCCTCCAGAAACGAGACTTGAAGTGCCTGACTCAATAGAG AGCCTACAAATCCATTTGGCAAGTACCCAAGGGCCCATTGAGGTTTACTTGTGTCCAGAAGAGACGGAAACACACAGACCCATGAAAACAAATAACCAAGACCACAATGGGAATATCCCTAAGCCCACTTCCAAAG ACTTGGCTTCTAACAACTCAGGACATAGTGACTGCTCGGTTTCTACAGCAAACCTCTCACCCCTGGCCTCCCCAGCCAACCTTTTACAGCAGACTGAGGACCAAATTCCTTCCAACCTTGAAGGACCTTTTGTGAACTTACTGCCTCCCCTGCTCCAAGAGGACTATCTGCTGAGCctgggggaggaagagggcatcagcgATCTCTTCGATGCCTATGATTTGGAAAAGCTGCCCCTGGTGGAGGACTTCATGTGTAGTTGA
- the E2f3 gene encoding transcription factor E2F3 isoform X5: protein MPLQQQAKRRLELGESGHQYLSDGLKTPKGKGRAALRSPDSPKKKTRYDTSLGLLTKKFIQLLSQSPDGVLDLNKAAEVLKVQKRRIYDITNVLEGIHLIKKKSKNNVQWMGCSLSEDGGMLAQCQGLSKEVTELSQEEKKLDELIQSCTLDLKLLTEDSENQRLAYVTYQDIRKISGLKDQTVIVVKAPPETRLEVPDSIESLQIHLASTQGPIEVYLCPEETETHRPMKTNNQDHNGNIPKPTSKDLASNNSGHSDCSVSTANLSPLASPANLLQQTEDQIPSNLEGPFVNLLPPLLQEDYLLSLGEEEGISDLFDAYDLEKLPLVEDFMCS, encoded by the exons GCAAAGCGAAGGCTGGAGCTGGGCGAGAGTGGCCATCAGTACCTCTCAGATGGTCTAAAAACCCCCAAGGGCAAAGGAAGAGCTGCACTACGGAGTCCTGATAGTCCGAAAA AAAAAACGCGGTATGATACGTCCCTCGGTCTGCTCACCAAGAAGTTCATTCAGCTCCTGAGCCAGTCGCCTGATGGGGTCCTGGATCTGAACAAGGCAGCAGAGGTGCTCAAGGTGCAGAAGAGGAGGATCTACGACATCACCAACGTGCTGGAAGGCATCCACCTCATTAAGAAGAAGTCTAAGAACAACGTCCAGTGGAT GGGCTGCAGTCTGTCTGAGGATGGGGGCATGCTGGCCCAGTGTCAAGGCCTGTCCAAAGAAGTGACTGAGCTCagtcaggaagagaagaaattagATGAGCTGATCCAAAGCTGTACCCTGGACCTCAAACTGTTAACCGAGGATTCAGAGAATCAAAG GTTAGCTTATGTTACATATCAAGATATTCGAAAAATTAGTGGCCTTAAAGACCAAACTGTTATAGTTGTGAAAGCCCCTCCAGAAACGAGACTTGAAGTGCCTGACTCAATAGAG AGCCTACAAATCCATTTGGCAAGTACCCAAGGGCCCATTGAGGTTTACTTGTGTCCAGAAGAGACGGAAACACACAGACCCATGAAAACAAATAACCAAGACCACAATGGGAATATCCCTAAGCCCACTTCCAAAG ACTTGGCTTCTAACAACTCAGGACATAGTGACTGCTCGGTTTCTACAGCAAACCTCTCACCCCTGGCCTCCCCAGCCAACCTTTTACAGCAGACTGAGGACCAAATTCCTTCCAACCTTGAAGGACCTTTTGTGAACTTACTGCCTCCCCTGCTCCAAGAGGACTATCTGCTGAGCctgggggaggaagagggcatcagcgATCTCTTCGATGCCTATGATTTGGAAAAGCTGCCCCTGGTGGAGGACTTCATGTGTAGTTGA